One window from the genome of Acinetobacter lanii encodes:
- the tatA gene encoding Sec-independent protein translocase subunit TatA, whose translation MGLSIWHVLIFAIVVILLFGTSKLKNLGKDVGGAVKDFKKSMKEDEAEQARLQAPQTLENTESKSVHSHSVKS comes from the coding sequence ATGGGACTTTCTATTTGGCATGTACTCATTTTTGCAATTGTTGTCATTCTATTGTTTGGTACATCCAAACTGAAAAACTTAGGCAAAGATGTCGGTGGTGCAGTCAAAGACTTCAAAAAAAGTATGAAAGAAGATGAAGCTGAACAAGCACGCTTGCAAGCGCCACAAACGCTTGAAAATACTGAATCTAAATCCGTTCATTCGCATTCAGTTAAGAGTTAA
- the rdgB gene encoding RdgB/HAM1 family non-canonical purine NTP pyrophosphatase — translation MSAQDWLSQGTLVLASNNKGKIAEFEKLFAELNLPVEVVPQGKLNIEDAIEDGLSFVENAIIKARHASRISGKPAIADDSGLCVPALGGAPGIYSARFAGEHGNDAANNAKLLADLKPLRKDGEVIEGMFVCVLALVQHAEDPLPQIFQGIWSGEILAQARGENGFGYDPLFWVKELNISSAELTKEEKNKISHRGQAMQLFKASLEK, via the coding sequence ATGTCTGCACAAGATTGGCTGTCTCAAGGCACTTTGGTTTTAGCAAGCAACAACAAAGGCAAAATTGCTGAATTTGAAAAACTTTTTGCTGAACTAAATCTGCCTGTAGAAGTGGTGCCACAGGGTAAACTCAATATTGAAGATGCGATTGAAGACGGTCTTAGCTTTGTTGAAAATGCGATTATCAAAGCACGTCATGCCTCACGTATTTCAGGCAAACCTGCCATTGCAGACGATTCAGGACTCTGTGTTCCTGCTTTAGGCGGTGCACCCGGGATTTATTCGGCGCGTTTTGCCGGTGAACATGGCAATGATGCAGCCAACAATGCCAAACTTCTTGCAGATTTAAAACCATTACGTAAAGACGGCGAAGTCATTGAAGGGATGTTTGTCTGTGTTTTAGCATTGGTGCAACATGCAGAAGATCCACTGCCACAAATTTTCCAAGGCATTTGGTCAGGTGAAATTTTAGCGCAAGCCCGTGGTGAAAATGGCTTTGGTTATGATCCATTGTTTTGGGTCAAGGAACTGAATATCTCAAGTGCTGAACTAACTAAAGAAGAGAAAAATAAAATCAGTCATCGTGGTCAAGCGATGCAGCTGTTTAAAGCAAGTTTGGAAAAATAA
- a CDS encoding tetratricopeptide repeat protein, with the protein MKKLLLGSTLFLGLLNFQAHAEYVPQQSTTAQAAQYSRMSIADLQKAAKAGQAPAQFYLATYYQKGTGVQKDAKQAFSLFKAAADQGLTAAQLNVGRMLMEGHGTSKNEALARSYFEKAASHGDNRASFNLAMMEEQKKNYMGAYQWYELSTRDGMLDNRVMNLSETKKTALAANLTPEQIRQARDRADQWIQAQ; encoded by the coding sequence ATGAAAAAATTATTATTAGGCAGTACTTTATTTTTGGGTTTATTGAATTTCCAAGCCCACGCTGAATATGTACCACAGCAATCAACCACGGCTCAGGCAGCTCAGTACTCACGTATGAGTATTGCTGATTTGCAAAAAGCAGCCAAAGCGGGTCAAGCGCCTGCTCAGTTCTATTTGGCAACCTATTATCAAAAAGGCACTGGTGTTCAAAAAGATGCCAAGCAAGCGTTTAGCTTATTTAAAGCGGCGGCTGATCAAGGTCTGACGGCGGCACAACTGAATGTCGGTCGTATGCTGATGGAAGGTCATGGTACGTCTAAAAATGAAGCATTAGCGCGTTCGTATTTTGAGAAAGCGGCGAGTCATGGTGACAACCGTGCCAGCTTCAATCTTGCGATGATGGAAGAGCAAAAGAAAAATTACATGGGTGCATATCAGTGGTATGAACTATCTACCCGTGATGGCATGCTCGACAACCGTGTGATGAATTTATCTGAAACCAAGAAAACTGCTTTGGCTGCCAACTTGACCCCTGAACAAATTCGTCAAGCCCGTGATCGTGCTGATCAATGGATTCAAGCGCAATAA
- a CDS encoding AEC family transporter, which produces MALILPLISFLMGYWGVQYLKSIRPILASLLAKIFIPLVIIYNMVFYQQGSLWLILLSLISSIVFFSIFYIWKKDKLRALCFSYLNGAWLGFPFALALFGPQASATIVAMYIGGSLFGNVCAVMAVSQTKQETGFIIKNMLTSPPVMALSIAGVLSFWDFHAFEHNPVLTGIYAANKVLVTFSGMCILGMWLSAVKIGWADLKLSLVLILSRSVIALFLCILAYFILPIPHQQLTYAIIFMFFLLPPAANIVALETHYQGTGISAKYIASGTLASAIIISIYGALLHLMIPTL; this is translated from the coding sequence ATGGCTTTAATCTTGCCCTTAATCTCTTTTCTGATGGGTTATTGGGGCGTTCAGTATTTAAAAAGCATTCGTCCGATTTTGGCGTCTTTATTGGCGAAGATTTTTATTCCTCTGGTGATTATTTACAACATGGTGTTTTATCAGCAAGGTAGTTTATGGCTGATCCTGTTGAGTCTGATTAGTTCGATCGTGTTCTTCAGTATTTTTTATATCTGGAAAAAAGATAAATTACGGGCGTTGTGTTTTAGTTATTTAAATGGGGCGTGGCTTGGGTTTCCTTTTGCCTTGGCACTTTTTGGACCGCAAGCCAGTGCAACCATAGTAGCGATGTACATTGGTGGGTCATTGTTTGGTAATGTCTGCGCGGTGATGGCAGTGAGTCAAACCAAGCAAGAGACTGGCTTTATTATTAAAAATATGTTGACCTCGCCACCGGTGATGGCACTGAGCATTGCAGGGGTATTATCCTTTTGGGATTTCCATGCCTTTGAACATAACCCAGTTTTAACTGGCATTTATGCCGCCAATAAAGTGTTAGTGACCTTTAGTGGCATGTGTATTTTAGGCATGTGGCTGAGTGCTGTTAAAATCGGATGGGCTGATTTAAAACTAAGTTTAGTCCTGATTTTAAGCCGCTCTGTAATCGCATTATTCTTGTGTATCTTGGCTTATTTTATTTTGCCAATTCCGCATCAACAGTTGACCTATGCGATTATTTTTATGTTTTTCTTATTGCCACCTGCGGCCAATATTGTGGCTTTAGAAACGCATTATCAAGGTACGGGCATCTCAGCCAAATATATCGCTTCAGGCACGCTTGCCAGTGCAATCATCATCAGTATTTATGGGGCGTTGCTGCATTTAATGATACCCACCCTGTAA